The following are encoded together in the Neomonachus schauinslandi chromosome 15, ASM220157v2, whole genome shotgun sequence genome:
- the SLC16A3 gene encoding monocarboxylate transporter 4 → MGGAVVDEGPTGIKAPDGGWGWAVLFGCFVITGFSYAFPKAVSVFFKELMREFGIGYSDTAWISSILLAMLYGTGPLCSVCVNRFGCRPVMLAGGLLASLGMVAASFCRSIIQLYLTTGVITGLGLALNFQPSLIMLNRYFNKRRPMANGLAAAGSPVFLCTLSPLGQLLQDHYGWRGGFLILGGLLLNCCVCAALMRPLEAPRLGSGPAPQRPSHRLLDLSVFRDRGFVIYAVAASIMVLGLFVPPVFVVSYAKDLGVPDTQAAFLLTVLGFVDIFARPTAGFITGLKKVRPYSVYLFSFSMFFNGFTDLTGSTASDYGGLVVFCIFFGISYGMVGALQFEVLMAIVGTQKFSSAIGLVLLLEAIAVLIGPPSGGKLLDATHVYQYVFVLAGAEVLASSLVLVLGNFFCIRKRPEAAVEEEEHHKPPADMRVDSREVEHFLKAEPEKNGEVVHTPETSV, encoded by the exons ATGGGTGGTGCCGTGGTTGACGAGGGCCCCACAGGCATCAAGGCCCCCgatgggggctggggctgggccgtTCTCTTTGGCTGCTTCGTCATCACGGGCTTCTCCTACGCCTTCCCCAAGGCGGTCAGCGTCTTCTTCAAGGAGCTCATGCGTGAGTTTGGGATCGGTTACAGCGACACAGCCTGGATCTCCTCCATCCTGCTGGCCATGTTGTACGGGACAG gcCCACTCTGCAGCGTGTGCGTGAACCGCTTTGGCTGCCGGCCCGTCATGCTCGCGGGTGGCCTCCTGGCGTCCCTGGGCATGGTGGCTGCGTCCTTCTGCAGAAGCATCATCCAGCTCTACCTCACCACTGGGGTCATTACCG GCTTGGGTTTGGCGCTCAACTTCCAGCCGTCACTCATCATGCTCAACCGCTACTTCAACAAGAGGCGCCCCATGGCCAACGGGCTGGCAGCCGCGGGCAGCCCTGTCTTCCTGTGCACCCTGTCCCCACTGGGGCAGCTGCTGCAGGACCACTATGGCTGGCGGGGCGGCTTCCTCATCCTGGGGGGCCTCCTGCTCAACTGCTGCGTGTGCGCTGCGCTCATGAGGCCCCTGGAGGCGCCCAGGCTGGGTTCGGGGCCTGCGCCCCAGCGGCCATCCCATCGGCTGCTGGACCTGAGTGTCTTCAGGGACCGTGGCTTTGTCATCTACGCCGTGGCCGCCTCCATCATGGTGCTGGGGCTCTTTGTGCCCCCTGTGTTTGTGGTGAGCTACGCCAAGGACCTGGGTGTGCCCGACACCCAGGCTGCCTTCCTGCTCACCGTGCTGGGCTTCGTCGACATCTTTGCCCGGCCCACTGCCGGCTTCATCACAGGCCTTAAGAAGGTGCGGCCCTACTCCGTCTACCTCTTCAGCTTCTCCATGTTCTTCAATGGCTTCACTGACCTCACGGGGTCCACGGCCAGCGACTATGGAGGCCTGGTGGTCTTCTGCATCTTCTTCGGCATCTCTTACGGCATGGTGGGGGCCTTGCAGTTCGAGGTGCTCATGGCTATTGTGGGCACCCAGAAGTTCTCCAGTGCCATTGGCCTCGTGCTGCTGCTGGAGGCCATCGCCGTGCTCATTGGGCCCCCATCGGGAG GCAAGCTCCTGGATGCGACGCACGTCTACCAGTACGTGTTTGTCCTGGCAGGGGCCGAGGTGCTGGCCTCCTCCCTCGTGCTGGTGCTGGGCAACTTCTTCTGCATTAGGAAGAGGCCCGAGGCGGCCGTGGAGGAAGAGGAGCACCACAAGCCCCCCGCGGACATGAGGGTGGACTCTCGGGAGGTGGAGCACTTCCTGAAAGCAGAGCCCGAGAAAAACGGGGAGGTCGTTCACACCCCAGAAACAAGCGTCTGA